A single window of Watersipora subatra chromosome 9, tzWatSuba1.1, whole genome shotgun sequence DNA harbors:
- the LOC137405123 gene encoding osteocalcin 2-like has product MCMYENYMRRKAEQIRKLKRFQWHLDRTTTSSSSPSTSGLEGNSDTSNSTQCKEQKRSQSTEATDRTVTTDNIDQATSSKDCTSVCSDRRTRTSVSSSRKRKYEATVRSSENKSSSQKVYPESHAPQNSSKRNV; this is encoded by the coding sequence ATGTGTATGTATGAGAACTACATGCGTAGGAAAGCGGAGCAAATACGGAAACTAAAACGATTTCAATGGCATCTCGATAGAACAACTACCTCTTCATCGTCGCCGTCCACCAGTGGTTTGGAAGGTAACAGTGACACCTCAAACTCAACTCAATGTAAAGAGCAAAAACGATCTCAATCTACAGAAGCTACGGACAGGACAGTTACGACTGACAATATAGATCAGGCGACTAGTTCTAAAGACTGTACGTCAGTCTGCTCGGACAGACGAACACGAACTAGTGTTAGCTCCAGCAGGAAAAGGAAATATGAAGCGACGGTTAGAAGTTCCGAAAATAAGTCGAGCTCTCAAAAAGTGTATCCTGAAAGCCATGCTCCTCAAAATAGCTCAAAGAGGAACGTCTGA